The window AGGCGCCCGTTTTCGCCACAATGAACAGTGACGGTCCGAACCACGCCGAGAGGGGTCCCGAGCGCCCCAACAACGCGACGGTTCGGAAGCCGTGAGCGTCGAGGCGACGGCGCTGCGTGCGCGGGTCGGTGACGTGGACGCGCTTGGGCGAGTGGGTGGTCACGTCACGTCTGTACGGTGTGCTCCAGTTGGCCTCGAGTCCGTTGAGCGTCCAGTAGCGCCAGAGCCGTCGGAGGTGTTGCGGCGTCGGTGGAAACGGAACCAGCCACCGGAACCGATTGCGCGTCGCGAACGCGAACACACCGTCGGGAACGAGGACGCGGCGAATCTCGGCGAGTGCGGCGTCACGCGCGGCCGCCGGGCGGAGTTCGTCGAGGCCGTTGAACGAGAACAGGACGGCGTCGAAGGAGTCGTTCGCGAACGGAAGCGTAGCGGCGTCGGCGACGGCGTATGCCGCGTCATCGCCGTACGTCGCGGCCGCTGTCACCATCGGCCGACTCACGTCGACGCCGACCACGTCGAATCCCTGCTCGGCCAGAGGCGCGGTCGTCCGTCCCGTGCCACAGCCGACGTCGAGGACGCGCCCGCCGGCAGGGAAGTAGTCGGCTATCGCTCGACGCTCTCGAGAGAACAGTCCACGTGCGCGTAGTCGCGAGTAGAAGTCGACGAACGACTCGGAGTCGTAGTAGCCACGCATTCGGGCCGCTTCGTCGCCGTCAGCCGCCTGGGGAGACGCGTCGCTGGAGGCCGTGTCGTTTGCGACGGTGGTCACCGAAATCGACTCTCCGTGACGGTCGAACCACACGAGCCGTTCATATTGGTGGTCGGATTCTCGGTGTCCTCGTGGACGACGACGTTGCGGCGGGGGAACGAGGAGTCCCGGACGACGAACGGGTAGCCCGTGACCGAGATGTGCGAGTCGACGAACTCGCCGGAGATGTCGTCGGCGTGGATGCCGTCGCGGTCGAATCCGGGCTGGTACATACAGATGTTGCGTAGGGTGACGTTATCGCGACCACTGGCCTGGATGGCCGCTCCCTCGCCCGCAGAGCCAGTGATCGTGATTCCCTCACAGACGAACGGGCCGGCACGAGCGGCCTCGGTGGAGGCGTTCTTGAATCGGAGCGCGTTCACGTCGTCGGCGTCGACGTGGATCAGCGTGTTGCGAACCGTCGCCGACTCCAGTTCGGAGGAGAACGTGATAGCGCCGTCGCTGGAGGTGACTTCCAGCATCTCGACGAAACAGTCCTCGACGAGGACGGAGTGACCATTGCGGAGGCGGATACCGCGCATATTCTCGCCGCCGCCCTCGGCGTCGTCACAGCGGACGTGGACGCCGCGGATCACCGCGTCTTCGGCGACTTCGATGCGGACACCGGCGACGCCGTTGTTTAGATACCGACCGCCGATGACGTTGACTGTTCCTTCGGGCGGATTGGCGTACAGGCCGTTGTCGGGGAAGCCGTCGATCTCACAGTCGAGGAACGACAACTCGCCGTGGTTCTCGTCGCCGACCTCACAGCCAGTCACCTTCGTGTCGCCCGGTGCGCCGTCGGGGAGGTAGAGGCGCCGGACGACGCCGGCGCCGTCCGGGTCAGTTACGTCGACCCGGAAGAGGTCTTGTGGTACGTCTGCCTCTCCGGAGACGGCTACGTCCTCGATGAGGAGGCGGTCGCTCGCGGCGATCTGTACCGGACGGCCGCCGGTATCTACCGCGTTGAAGTCGAACGTGACTCCTGAGAGGAGTGCCGATCCGACTGGGTCGGGCCACCCGAACGTGAGTATCGTATCTTCGTTGCCGTCCTGCGGAACGAGGGTAGCCCGGTCGCCGACAATGCCGACTCGGTCTACGCCGTCAGCCCCAACGGTTCCATCGATCAGATATCGACCACGTGGGAGAAACACGAGGGCGTCGTCGCCAACGTGCCGTTCGAGGATGTCGTCGATGGAGACGCTCCCGGTCGCGTCGGCGCCCTCCTCCTGTAAGTCGACGACGCCGTCGAACCCCCACTCGAGTGCGAGTTCCTCGATCGTTCTCTGCTGTGGTGTCGACTCCGGGTCTGGAGAACTCTCGCTCCGACCGGGGAGGTCGGTCCTGACAGACGTCGGGTCACCGCCGGGGAGTGCGCCGCACCCCGCCGTACCGGCGGCGACCGGGAGGATGGCCAGTCGCTTGAGAAACTCCCGGCGATTCGTATTCACACCGTGTCAAGCGGGTCGGTACGGCATTGTTATTGTCCGTCCATTCGACGCAATGTGTGGTTCCACACGGCGTGTTCGAGCGCAGTGGTAGTGACAGAAGCAGGTACCGACACCGAACTGCGAGACTGACGAGAACCGACACACGCGGCGGGGGAACGCACCTGTCCCGTCGCCGAGGCGAGCGTTCGAGACGTCGACTGCGTGTGAGTATCGATCAGAATCCTTCGATTTCGGGGAGTTCGGGAGTAACTAACAATGATGGTTCGGCGTTGGGTGGTGGGTATGCCAGAGTGTGTGACCTGCGGCAATCACGTGACAGAACAGTTCGCACGAGTGTTCGGAGACAACCGCAACGTCGTCCACCGCTGTATCGCCTGTTCACGTGCCGCCGACCTCGACGAGAGTCCGGCGGGCGACAGTCGCACGTCATCGGAGGGGGAATGGGAGTTAACCACCTGGAGCTGAGCAGAACCGTCTCACGGCTGGTGTCCGAGACGCGATGACCGGCGGCGACCGAGAGGTCTCACCGGGGGGGTCGCCTGACATCGCCCGTCTGCAAGCGGCATCGACCGATCAGCTCAGAGAGCTAGTGGCGACCCTGTGGCAGTCGTCGGGATGGGAGGTCGACACCAGTGTTCGAGTGGATACACTCCTCGCGACCCGGTCGGCCGACGCTGGCGACAGCCGACGGCTCCTCCGCGTCAGAACCGGCGAGACGGCGGCGACGGCACTGTTCATCCGTGAGACCGTCGAGTTGATGCGCACGCAGTCGGCGACTGGAGCGGTCGCTGTATCCGTCGCCGGGTTCGAAGACAGTGCCGTCGCCACCGCGAACGCGTACGGCGTCGACCTCGTCGGCCCGCGTGCGCTGGCAGTCGACCTGAGCGCGGTCGACGAGGAATTCGCTGACGACTCGGGTATATAAAACAGCTACCAAATATATTTGTGTATCTTCGAATTCTGATAGGTAATACCATCATACTTCTGAAATTGCGTTACCCAGTCGACTGAGCTCGGCTTATCGGTGGTTTCGATATAGCTCGAATTTTCAGCAATTCGATAGTACAAATAAATAATTCGTAGTTCTTATCAATGAGTAGTTGATTTGTGAGATAGATTGAGTTCACAGCTATGACGAACGAACGAGTACTCGTCGGGGGGACACGAATCGACGACTTCGGCTATCGAACGGACTGGGGAGCGTACGACCGTCCCAGTACCGCCGCCGTCGTCGCTGTGGCTGATGCAACCGAGACGGAGCAGTCTGAACTCCCAGTGTTCAACGACGCCATCGACGGGGACGCGTTAGACACGCTTCTCACCAACACCGACGCGTCCGTCGACATCACGTTCGAGTACGCGGACGTGACAGTGCATCTCTCGTCGACCGGGACGCTCGCGATCAAAACAGACTGACACGCCGACTCGTCGCTTCAGCGGAGTTTGTTGTACAGCGAAACGGCGACGTCCATCGTTCGCGAGGAGGTCTTGAGTCGGTAGTACGGAACCAACTCCGGTGCGAACTTCGCTTTGTACTCCGCGAGGCGTGGATTGTTCGCGCCCGCGAGGTCGAACGCCGTGAGGCCGCGTTCGGCGGCACCCTGGCAGGCGGCCCAATCGAGCAAATCGTTCGCCGGGAGATCACATGACGGCTTTGCCGATCCCAGCCAGCGGATCGACGTGTTCCACCCTTCCATACAGATCGTTCCAGCGACAGTCTCGCCGTCGATCCGACAGACGAGCGGTCGGACCACGCCCTCGGGTAACGCCTCGTAGAGGTCGATGACGAACGCCGCTGTGACGGGGAACGGTTCGTCTTGCTCAGCGTGGCGGTCGGCGGTCTGTTCGACGATTTGTCGGATGTCGTCGGCGTCGCCCTCGACGATCTCGTAGTCGACGTCGTGGTCGTCGGTGATATTACGCCGGGCATCGGAACTGAATCCGCTGAGCAGTTCGTCGGGAGACTTCGACAGGTCGACGACATACGTGTAGCGCGGGTCCGCCTCGTAGGACGCCCACGAGAACGGGCGGACGTCGTCGTAGCCGGGCGCGGTACGGATCTGCACGAGTGCTGGGTCGATCCTCGTCGAGATGTGCGCGATCGCCTCGTCGACGAAGTCGTGGTGTTGGCGGTCGAGACGGCGGCGCTTCGGTGCGTCACCACGGACGACGAGCGACGGGCCGAGATACGGGATCTTCAGGTCAGGCGGCGGCGAGAAGACGCCGGTGACCGGGCCGCGATCCATCTCGAACAGCGGGAACACGCCGACGGGTTCCTGCCCTTTGAAGCCCGCAAGCCGGTGGAGTCGGGCGTCAGCGGCCGACGCCAACACGTCCAGCGCCTCTGCGTAGTGGAACGGCGTCGGCGTCGCCGCGTGGTCGAGGTAGCTGTTCCACTCCTCGTCGTCCTCGACGACGCGAATCTCGATGCTCATTGCTCCTCCTCCAGATACCCAAGGTTCGAGAGATGCGCACGGACCGCCTCCGTATCGGCGGCCTCGACGTCTCGCGTCGTGAACGGCGCGTACTCGATGGGTTCGACCGACGACACCGGAGCGAGCGTCTCGCCGTCCATCCGGTCGCTGGGCGGGACGCCGAGCGAGGAGAGGACGGTCGGTGCGATGTCGAACAGGTGTGCCTCGCCGAGGGGGATCGACGGGTCGACGCCGAGGCCGGTCATCGCGACGATACCCGTCGGCTTGTGGTTCCATGCCTGACTTGTCGGGCCGAACGCGTCGTCGCGGATGGCCGCTGAGAGGTACACGTCGAAGTCAGCTGGGACGGTGACGATGTCAACTGTCTCATCAACGAACGGACCCTCATACACCTCTTCGCTCGGGAGTACGGCTGAAAACACCGGATCGCCGTCGGGCGTGCGGGCCGCTTCGAGCGCGGCGATAAGGTCGTCGCGAACGGAGGGGAACTCGCTCGGAGAGACGACGCCCTCCGGGTCGCGTCCGGCCTTGTTGATCCGAACACCAAGTTCCGTGCGCGAGCGCATATACGCCGTTGAGGCGGGGAAGTCGACTCGCTCGGTCGCGGCGTGGACCGTCTCCTTGGAGACGTGTTGTAAGACGAAGTCGTCTAATCGAAGTGCTTCGAGCAAGCGACCGATCCGTTGGCTCGTCAACCCAATGGCGGACGCCCCCTGGACGACGCGCTGTGCAAGCGTCGCGGTGTCGCCACCTTCACGGGCGAGCGACCCCCACGAGGGCATCCCACCCTCGCCGGTCGTCGTCCGCACGAACTCTTGGTCGCGGAGAAACGTGTTAACACGGAACTCGCCGCTGGTAATCGGTCCGATACCGTGGTCGCTGGCGATGATTATCGTGTCGGGGTCGCACTCCTCGATGATCGTCGCGAGTTCGTCGTCGACGGCGCTGAAGACCGTCCGAACGGCCTCGTCGTCTTCCGGCCGTTCGTGGAACACGGTGTCCGTTTGCTGGAACTGGACGAATCCGAAGTGCGGGTCGTACTCCGCACACAGGTGGCGGAACGCGGCCCCGCGCATCCGAATGAGTCGGTCATACCAGTCAATCGCTTCCTCATCGCTCTCGTGCGCGGGCGCGTATACTCGATACTCACCAATCTCCTCGCGGAGGTCGTCGAGCAGTCCCTCAGGGTGGCACGCAGGCTCTTCGGGCGAGACGTAGCCAGGGACGAGCGCCCCGTCGAAGGGACGTGCAGGGCTGGTCACGGGGACGTTGACGACGACGCTCGTCAGTCCGCGTTGGTCGAGCAGTTCCCAGATGGCGTGTTCGTGGACGTCGCTGCGGTCGACGAGCGACCAGTCGTAGCCGTCGAACGAGAGGAAGTCGAATACGCCGTGCTTACCAGGGTTAACTCCGGTGTACAACGATGGCCACGCGCTGGGAGTCCACGGTGGAAGCTGGGAGTCCAAATCGCCGACGACGCCGTCGGCGAACACCGACTCCAGCGTCGGCACGACTCCGTCTGCAAACAATGGTTCCAAGACCGGGAGACAGACCCCGTCGAGGCCAACGAGGAGAGTCCGCATTCGGGAAGGATCTCTGTCACTCACACAGAGTGGCACTCGAGGAACGGGCTTTGTTATAAGCGGCCAAAACCGGCGGCTCGAGGTTGTACTAACCGATAGCTGCCCCCTCACCCTTCCAGCAAGTACGGTGACCCATCATAGCTACTCAGCGATCCTACCGCTCGTGAGAGAGGGCCTACTAGTCGTACGACGCCCAGGGAACGGCGATATCGCCGGATCCAGGATTCGGCCCGACGCAGCGGAACGAGCGCAGCGTATGCAGTCTGGGGAGCCCCTCCGATTCGCTCACAGAAGCCTACTGCTTGAACGTCGTTTCTTACCGAACGCACCAGTCACCTTACTCAATTGAAATCCCACCCTACGCGTAGTAATTTAATTGATATTTATTTGGGAATTATTCTGTACATTATCGAAACGTACGATATGGAGAACGTACTCTCGATCGCAGGCAATTAGCTGTAACCTACCGCCGTTCTGTGGCGAACTTGTCGGAGTCTACTTTTAGGTATGCTCGACTTTCGAAGTATGGCAAACAGCCATACAGGGGATGAGGAACAGAATGGAGAGCCTACCGACGAAGACCAGAACGCGGCTGCGGGCCGGCGGACCTTCCTGAAGGGGGTCGGCGCGTTCGCCGCGATGGGCGGAGCAGGCGTCCTCGCGACCGAGGCGGCCTCGGCCGCGGGTGACTTTGGCGACTTCAGTGAGCCCTCGGGTGAGGTTACGATCCCGCCGGGCGAGTACACCTGGGACGACGACGACCTCGACATCGGGTCGGGCGACGCACTGATCGGCGGCGGCAACCCCGGCGACGTCGTCGTGAATATGGAGGGCGGCACGATGGACGGGAACATCTCTGGGACGTTCCAGAACATCGTCATCCGCGGCGACAACAAGGACTCGAAGTCCGGAATCGACGTCGCCGACGGCGCGGTCATCGACGGCTTCCACTGGCCGGAGGGCGGCCAGCAGAGTGAGGACCGCTGTTTCTACAACCCAGACGGCGGCGACCGCGCGACCATCAAGAACTCCTCGTGGGCGTGGATGGTCAACAACGGCGCGTACACGGACAAGATGCCGATGACGTACGAGAACTGTGCGGCCATCAACAACAACATCGCGAACATCCGGATCGGTCACCGCGAGTCCGACCCGGACGAGGTCACGTACATCCGCAACTGCCTGATAGCGGTGACGCAAGAGCCACAGTACGACGATACTAACGTCCCGAACGCGCGTGGTATCCGGATGCGTCAGAAGGGGACGTTCGTCATCGAGAACTGTTACTTCATCTACCTCGACGTGGACGGCGCGGCCGACCTCATCGAGATTCACGACGGCGCGGAGGACTCGGACGTGACCATCCGCAACTGCGCGTTCTACAACGACACCGACCGTGACCTCGTGCGCGACAAGGGTAACGGGATGGCCGACGTGACCATCGAGGACTGCTCGTTCCACGGGTCGGGCAGCGACCGGATCGAGCCCGACTACGACGGCAACGGGCTCGTCGACAAGCAGGTAACCTTCCCCTTCCCGTCGGAAATCACGGGCTACGCGGTCGCCGACGAGGCAGAGGGTGTCGGCTCGGGCATCGGCCCGTGGGGCGAGAAGTCCACCGGCAGCACCTCGACGACCGAGGAAGAGGAGGAACCAGACCCCGCGGAGTACGACCACACGCTCGTCCTCGAAGCCAGCGAGGACAACCCGGTCGACTCCTCCGCGACGCCCGGTGACTTCGACCTCGACATCGTCGTCTCCGGCGACGCAGTGCTGGGCGACACGGCCGAACCCGGTGAAGACAGCATCACGGCCAACAGCGACGGCACCTCGACCATCCAGGTGAGCAACCTGATGCCGGGCGAACTCGACTCCTACCGCTTCAACGGTGAGGTCGTCGACTACGTCAAAGACAGCGGCTACGACGTGACTGTCTCGCTCGACGGGACGACGACGACGCTGGCGGAACTCGTCGGCGAGGAGCCAACGTCGGACGATTCTACGACCGACGACGGCTCGACGACCGACGACGGTTCCACAACGGACGACGGCTCGACGTCCGATGGCTCCACGACCGACGATGGGTCGACGACTGACGACGAATCGACGGACGACGGCTCCTCGACTGACGATGGGTCGACCGACGATGGCTCCACGTCGACGGACATGACGAAGCGCGTCGTCGTCGATGGCTCCGGTAACGACCGGCCGACGAACTACACGTTCACCGTCTCCGGGGACGTCGTCCGCGACACGGACGCGAGTTCCGCAACGGACGACGGGACCACTTGGGACCGCGTCGAGGACATTGCCCAGGACGGGCAGGTCATCGGCCTCGTCGGCTCCGGCGTCGACGCCTACCGTTTCAGCGGGAACATCACCAGCGTCACCGTCGACGGGGAGGCGACCTTCACCGTCGAGCGGGGGCTGTAATGGCGCAAGCCGTGGAGGACCTCTGGCGGGAGCTACCGCCGAACCCGGACCCAGAGGACGACCTGGGATACGAGCTCGTCGAGCTCGACTTCATCCCGACGTCCACGAGCGGGGGCAAGGAGGTCCTCGTCCTCCCGACTGACGAGGAGATGCTCCGCGAGGACGCGTTCATCGTCATCGACCGGAGTTCGGTGGAGGACCTGGGCGACCTCGCCTGACGGCCCTCTACACCGGTCGGCGTACCGCCGACCGACTGCGCCCCGCTGACGCGACGGACTGCGACCCTCCAGTTTCGGTGTGCCCTCCAGATACGGCGGCCGGTCGACGGCCGCTATCACACCATCCCTCTTCTCTACGCACCGTTCACGACGGAAGCTGATACACCTCGATGACGTCCGGCGTGATTCGGACCCAGTGGTCCCACAACTCGAACGACACCGTCGTCGTCGACCCCGATCCGATAGCGTCGAGTGCATCCGCGTCGAGCGACTCTTGTAACACCGGCCGTCCACGGGTCGTCTCCACACCGATCCGGTCGAACACCAACAGGAGTTGTTCTGACACCGAGAGCCACGGTGAACGAGGGTCGGTCGCCTCCGGCGAGCAGTCGAGATCGGTCGGAACCAGCATACTCACAGCCCGGGACCGTCTGGACACACGGGCACAGTCACGGTCGTTCAGAGCCCAGTTCGGTCTGTTGTGGCGGGTCCACGTCGTCGCGAACGACGTCGACGAACTGTAACGCTGTGCGGATGTGATAGCGCGCCTCCTCCGACTCCGACACCGCAAGTGCACGGCGAAGCGACCGCTCCATTCGCGCGAGTCCGGCGGTCCCGTCGTCGCTGGCCGAAGGATCCGAATCATTCATACCTGAGAGGAGGACGCTGAGCGTCTAAGTTATTCAGCTGCTTCAATAGAAAATCAAGTTTGAGAGTTTCCCTACCGCACAGATACGGCTGTGTTGTGCTCAGTAGGACGATCCCTGTACGACCAAGGGCTGGCTTTCAAAATGGCGTGCGGCGGTTCGACTTACTGTAACGCCGTTCGAAGTCTGGACACGGCGTCGTCGGCCGCGCCACGAAGCACGTCGCCTTCGACCAGTGCGAACGAGACGACCACCAACGAGAAGCCGACGAACGCGGCGTCGGTCGGGACGTAGCCGAACAGGACGAACGCCAGCGCGGCCGCCGCCGCCGGTTCGACGTAGCCGACGAGCGTCGTTCGCGTCGCGCCGATGTCGTCGAGGAGGCGGAAGTACACGTGGAACGCGACGACGCCCGGCCCGAGGACGAGGAACCACAGTGAGACCAGCGCCGTCGGCGACGTGGGCACGACCTGTGGCTCCCCGAGCGCCCGACTCCCGACGTGGAGCAGCGCTGCGCCAGCGAGCATCCCCCAGCCCTGCATCCCGGTCGGAGCGATATCGGGGCTCGTACGACGCAACAGGAGCGTCCCGACCGCAAACGCCACGGTCGCGCCGAACACCAGCGACGTGCCTGCGACGTCGACGCCGCCGGTGCCGCCGGGGTCGGTGACGGCGACGACGCCGACGAACCCGAGCGCGACACCAGCGTATCCGGTCGTGGAGAGGCCCTCGTCGCTGACGAGCAGCGGTGCCACGACGGCCGTGATGACTGGTGCGAGCGCGACGACCGCCGACGCGACCGGGCCGGGGACGGTCTGTTGACCCACGTACAACAGGGCGTGGTGTGCGAACACGACGAAGACGGCGACGACGCCGATAGCGCCGAAGTCGTCTCGCGTCGTCGGTCGCCACTGGGAGCCTCGGAACACGGCAGCGACGAGGATCACTGCGCCCGCGAGATCGTACCTGACCGCAGCGAACAGCAACGGTGGCCACCGACTCACCCCTGCCTCGATAGCGACGAACGAGCCACCCCACAGCGTTGCGAGCACGACGAACAGCACCGCCGAATATGGAACGTCTCTCCAAATAGAGTCGAATTTCATTGAAACCAGATCGGCATATTAGCTCGTGTGTTAAATATACTTCTAACTAAATGTGGAACTGTAATAGATGTACACCACATTCACCGAGATGGTTGAAAGTAGTTCGACACATCGTCAGAGGATGAGAGAGGACTGGAACTATCACGCTCGCCCTCGGGAGGACACGTATGGACGAGCGCGACCTTCGGATCTTGAAGGCCATCGCGGATCTGGGAACCGGAAGTCCCGAACGGATCAACGAAGAGACGGACATCCCAGTGTCGACGATCCACTACCGCCTGAACAATCTCCGCGAAGCCGGTATCATCGCCAACGATCTGTACGATATTGACCTCGACGAACTCGGGTTGGGCGTGACGGTGCTGGTGGAGGTGCTGGCCGACTACGCGGGCGAACACGACGACGTCGCGGCGACCATCGCCGAACTCGAAGGCGTGACGACGCTCCTGTCGACGATGGGAGAGACGGACTTCGTGGCGATCGCACACCTCCCCGACGACCAGGCTGTCGGGCGACTCCTCCGAGAGTTCGAGCGGATTCCGGCCGTCGAGCGGACGAATTCGACGTACGTCATCGAGACGCTGTACGACGATGCACGGGCGCTGTCGTCGTATTCGCTAGAGTCACTCGTCGACGCGCTAGCGACCGAGTGAACGGCGGCGTGTCGACGAACGAACCCCTAAGCACCGGCCGTGCGTGCGCGCACGGACACCACGATGTCCGCTGTACTTGTCGTCGCTTACTCCGACAGATGGACCGAACCGTCGGATTCGACGGTGACCCGATACCCAGCGTACTCGAACGTGATGTGGTCGGGAGTGAGGCCCGAGACGACTGACTCCAAGACGTCGGGGTCGACAACGTCGTACAAGGGCGGAAGGTCCATCGGCGAGACGTCGCGGTGGTCGGCGATGGTCATCGCAATGGTCTCGACGATGGTCGCGTCGTTCGGAACGACGCTCGAATCGGTAGCGTCGGTCGAATCGGTTCCAATCACCTCGACGGACCACGCCGCGCCGTCGGTTTCGTGTAGGAACCATCGTCCGGTTACGTCCACGCCGTTGCTGGCGGCCATATCGAGGACCGACTGCAGGGCTGTACACAGCGTCTCCTCGTCGTCGATCGGTCCGAGTTGTTCGATGCTGGTCTTTTGCGACCGTTCGGCGGCGGGTCCGGGCCGATCAGTCGGGCCGGTCGTGTCCGCATCTGAATCGTCCATATGTGTACTCTCGTGTATTCTTCGTCCAGTCACCCGGCCAGACCGATACCGAATCGACCAATCACCGGGCCTCAGCCAGCAAACGACCCGAGTTTGTGGTCGAAGGCGACAATTACTAGCAGTTGTGAGAATGAATCAATAGGACTTAGCAATGTCTGATACTGTGCTGTCATAACTTGGCAGCGGTGAACGCCATAGTAGATGGCGGTGGATCAACTGGACACAACGACTCGACACACACCGGACGAATGTCTTGCGGCAGCGAGGAAATTGTGTTCACCGAACACCGGGGTGTATAAACCGGTACTACTTTTGTTGCTGTGGTTCTGCAAGAGACATATTGAACATATATGAGTACTGATTCGTTCGACCCCGTCTCGGTCCTGTACGTGGACCGTGATCAGTCGGCGGCCGAGCGGACGGTCGCGGCACTAGAAGGGGGGGACGAGCGGATTACGGCGACCCCGGCGACGGACCTCGCGAGCGTCCGTCGCCTCCTCGCAGACGGTCGGTTCGACTGTGTCGCCGCGGCGTCTGACCTGTGTGACGCCACCGAACGAACCGTGGCCGCAGCCATCGACGACGGCGGTCACTCCTGCCCACTCGTGGTGCACGAAGGGGCCGCAGACGGAGCAACAGTCACCGCTGTTCGGCCCACGGACAGGGTGGACACTATCGACGTGACTCGATCGGATTCGTCGGTCGACGACCTTCGATCGAATATCGTCGACGCCGTGCGAGCGTGGCGACGAGAGCGGGACCGGGCACGAGCGAGACGGGT of the Halobaculum limi genome contains:
- a CDS encoding class I SAM-dependent methyltransferase, with amino-acid sequence MTTVANDTASSDASPQAADGDEAARMRGYYDSESFVDFYSRLRARGLFSRERRAIADYFPAGGRVLDVGCGTGRTTAPLAEQGFDVVGVDVSRPMVTAAATYGDDAAYAVADAATLPFANDSFDAVLFSFNGLDELRPAAARDAALAEIRRVLVPDGVFAFATRNRFRWLVPFPPTPQHLRRLWRYWTLNGLEANWSTPYRRDVTTHSPKRVHVTDPRTQRRRLDAHGFRTVALLGRSGPLSAWFGPSLFIVAKTGASGG
- a CDS encoding twin-arginine translocation signal domain-containing protein, which codes for MNTNRREFLKRLAILPVAAGTAGCGALPGGDPTSVRTDLPGRSESSPDPESTPQQRTIEELALEWGFDGVVDLQEEGADATGSVSIDDILERHVGDDALVFLPRGRYLIDGTVGADGVDRVGIVGDRATLVPQDGNEDTILTFGWPDPVGSALLSGVTFDFNAVDTGGRPVQIAASDRLLIEDVAVSGEADVPQDLFRVDVTDPDGAGVVRRLYLPDGAPGDTKVTGCEVGDENHGELSFLDCEIDGFPDNGLYANPPEGTVNVIGGRYLNNGVAGVRIEVAEDAVIRGVHVRCDDAEGGGENMRGIRLRNGHSVLVEDCFVEMLEVTSSDGAITFSSELESATVRNTLIHVDADDVNALRFKNASTEAARAGPFVCEGITITGSAGEGAAIQASGRDNVTLRNICMYQPGFDRDGIHADDISGEFVDSHISVTGYPFVVRDSSFPRRNVVVHEDTENPTTNMNGSCGSTVTESRFR
- a CDS encoding DUF7563 family protein; this encodes MMVRRWVVGMPECVTCGNHVTEQFARVFGDNRNVVHRCIACSRAADLDESPAGDSRTSSEGEWELTTWS
- a CDS encoding restriction endonuclease, translated to MTGGDREVSPGGSPDIARLQAASTDQLRELVATLWQSSGWEVDTSVRVDTLLATRSADAGDSRRLLRVRTGETAATALFIRETVELMRTQSATGAVAVSVAGFEDSAVATANAYGVDLVGPRALAVDLSAVDEEFADDSGI
- a CDS encoding HalOD1 output domain-containing protein, with the protein product MTNERVLVGGTRIDDFGYRTDWGAYDRPSTAAVVAVADATETEQSELPVFNDAIDGDALDTLLTNTDASVDITFEYADVTVHLSSTGTLAIKTD
- a CDS encoding lipid II:glycine glycyltransferase FemX is translated as MSIEIRVVEDDEEWNSYLDHAATPTPFHYAEALDVLASAADARLHRLAGFKGQEPVGVFPLFEMDRGPVTGVFSPPPDLKIPYLGPSLVVRGDAPKRRRLDRQHHDFVDEAIAHISTRIDPALVQIRTAPGYDDVRPFSWASYEADPRYTYVVDLSKSPDELLSGFSSDARRNITDDHDVDYEIVEGDADDIRQIVEQTADRHAEQDEPFPVTAAFVIDLYEALPEGVVRPLVCRIDGETVAGTICMEGWNTSIRWLGSAKPSCDLPANDLLDWAACQGAAERGLTAFDLAGANNPRLAEYKAKFAPELVPYYRLKTSSRTMDVAVSLYNKLR
- a CDS encoding alkaline phosphatase family protein, encoding MRTLLVGLDGVCLPVLEPLFADGVVPTLESVFADGVVGDLDSQLPPWTPSAWPSLYTGVNPGKHGVFDFLSFDGYDWSLVDRSDVHEHAIWELLDQRGLTSVVVNVPVTSPARPFDGALVPGYVSPEEPACHPEGLLDDLREEIGEYRVYAPAHESDEEAIDWYDRLIRMRGAAFRHLCAEYDPHFGFVQFQQTDTVFHERPEDDEAVRTVFSAVDDELATIIEECDPDTIIIASDHGIGPITSGEFRVNTFLRDQEFVRTTTGEGGMPSWGSLAREGGDTATLAQRVVQGASAIGLTSQRIGRLLEALRLDDFVLQHVSKETVHAATERVDFPASTAYMRSRTELGVRINKAGRDPEGVVSPSEFPSVRDDLIAALEAARTPDGDPVFSAVLPSEEVYEGPFVDETVDIVTVPADFDVYLSAAIRDDAFGPTSQAWNHKPTGIVAMTGLGVDPSIPLGEAHLFDIAPTVLSSLGVPPSDRMDGETLAPVSSVEPIEYAPFTTRDVEAADTEAVRAHLSNLGYLEEEQ
- a CDS encoding right-handed parallel beta-helix repeat-containing protein; this translates as MANSHTGDEEQNGEPTDEDQNAAAGRRTFLKGVGAFAAMGGAGVLATEAASAAGDFGDFSEPSGEVTIPPGEYTWDDDDLDIGSGDALIGGGNPGDVVVNMEGGTMDGNISGTFQNIVIRGDNKDSKSGIDVADGAVIDGFHWPEGGQQSEDRCFYNPDGGDRATIKNSSWAWMVNNGAYTDKMPMTYENCAAINNNIANIRIGHRESDPDEVTYIRNCLIAVTQEPQYDDTNVPNARGIRMRQKGTFVIENCYFIYLDVDGAADLIEIHDGAEDSDVTIRNCAFYNDTDRDLVRDKGNGMADVTIEDCSFHGSGSDRIEPDYDGNGLVDKQVTFPFPSEITGYAVADEAEGVGSGIGPWGEKSTGSTSTTEEEEEPDPAEYDHTLVLEASEDNPVDSSATPGDFDLDIVVSGDAVLGDTAEPGEDSITANSDGTSTIQVSNLMPGELDSYRFNGEVVDYVKDSGYDVTVSLDGTTTTLAELVGEEPTSDDSTTDDGSTTDDGSTTDDGSTSDGSTTDDGSTTDDESTDDGSSTDDGSTDDGSTSTDMTKRVVVDGSGNDRPTNYTFTVSGDVVRDTDASSATDDGTTWDRVEDIAQDGQVIGLVGSGVDAYRFSGNITSVTVDGEATFTVERGL
- a CDS encoding DMT family transporter translates to MKFDSIWRDVPYSAVLFVVLATLWGGSFVAIEAGVSRWPPLLFAAVRYDLAGAVILVAAVFRGSQWRPTTRDDFGAIGVVAVFVVFAHHALLYVGQQTVPGPVASAVVALAPVITAVVAPLLVSDEGLSTTGYAGVALGFVGVVAVTDPGGTGGVDVAGTSLVFGATVAFAVGTLLLRRTSPDIAPTGMQGWGMLAGAALLHVGSRALGEPQVVPTSPTALVSLWFLVLGPGVVAFHVYFRLLDDIGATRTTLVGYVEPAAAAALAFVLFGYVPTDAAFVGFSLVVVSFALVEGDVLRGAADDAVSRLRTALQ